Proteins from a genomic interval of Bombus affinis isolate iyBomAffi1 chromosome 14, iyBomAffi1.2, whole genome shotgun sequence:
- the LOC126923875 gene encoding uncharacterized protein LOC126923875 isoform X3 — translation MTKKNRKRKLEEEEQSMIDWERENILTEETRNEMEFMWEIPQIFHFLHLAKEALNIPHLSMYEMERMLLIPRASRQLANIMTSLLSSPMSKAKLRKIPPMPYEFWTNILAYKMKSWFKIYEAKHQNAVKILETIGVEPEFWNVFPDAPLLNGKDFEELTFRQKVWLLKTVCDTVMHTRKTVQEEIAKQPWENQFETVLGTDRYGARYIYFPQFLKSDLRVYRHCLDNNILSTVKPIKPKIKTQLENKTLVSKDLMKKKTKHRKRKSRWSNGLPPKTRRKSNKSDDKYLNDCKCSSDSAIGSLTNEDTNFSSTSTCSNNNNSSSNNNNINLNTINVERSESLSKCSEVNIISDKTCKSTNSSGYDTNNSVRDIPGKKSSQKMFKGFSGSSNNIKCNIEIINGILSDLKCETIEEKVTENNDISLTQVSQDKLKINPTKQSYLDAMDVHINKGDSVDRTIDNLSSISKTDDEKLNEIISAENLKLNDKNSDNMHGVRETHQTSITSKSDDEKLNETRTHVRKQQNDTSLSENKVDNRILRRNGRLAKEQKSNKEQSNQIIKNDTTSSDDKDLSLSELRSMLQKEAMEDDFSFDENSEIKYNLRKLDHLKTEEWKRKKENFNTMLSELSVSKFQLVADSVNSLRDLISTFSPKNGSLSTDTDGETELISPCEVKLVKRMTELLSSLEEMEPALRESMKRARGKLQKEWTNFKEGSAEDQDSSGEGLGSNWWVLGSQGCQLSTSGDATLQTLPQSTISPAGSQNISNKIKEESVSHAEHNKNIKQECTKSQDESLQNETQREQSERDEDNSHKNEGIEEETKEDSSEEEQQTRRVLRARGISSYTEQFYSDDEIEENELEEWTDVEAVYAAPSTQTGPSTSYLTPKVRYSDDRTNEEEDSDQDWILPSSRKRKNKRPSANRRLKSFQHKLQSIKINALQDAAESKVTSSTKLNSERELPRIREIQICKPKKLIKPESSNKNNTADKQEAVVESKPKETVPSAEISCKVENIASVHSELDIKDEGPIYDSTPNQFDSCYTVNSNYVMLKTEPNPMNYYVMQSNSATVVPQSTIVQSGPMISSIIPPIQQGYYVQGGQNYIIQNSQTNFVPSQPFQSQGPQMIAPQQFVNHPGYVPYMVAATQPPTGYITTGQQILPQEIPQNPSFSVQPNPTSVTKPLQNRYSAPRQSYPHLSGAVIRSNMSIRGNTPRLNNSKVMKNVQQQRTPVRMQKPKKPTTSLENTGQKTTSLIVLSDSDDEIEMIITEKTSPETEAEKAKSTSRRNIAQTKQKSTLTPNVTEVPTKGVIPPQIIQRMNQGGISITPVKPTPPVQNTNTQLVVVVNETGSHYALALPNGSKLILTPEQVAQIRASNGGKLIL, via the exons ATGACGAAGAAAAATAGGAAACGAAAATTGGAGGAGGAGGAGCAATCGATGATCGATTGGGAACGAGAGAACATTCTTACAGAAGAAACAAGAAATGAGATGGAATTCATGTGGGAG ATTCCACAAATATTCCATTTTCTTCATCTGGCAAAAGAAGCTCTGAACATACCTCATTTGTCCATGTATGAGATGGAACGAATGCTGTTGATACCAAGAGCTTCCAGACAATTGGCAAATATCATGACGTCGTTGTTAAG TTCCCCCATGTCCAAAGCAAAGTTGAGGAAAATACCACCGATGCCGTACGAATTCTGGACAAATATTCTTGCATACAAGATGAAGAGCTGGTTCAAAATTTACGAGGCTAAACATCAGAATGCGGTAAAG ATTCTAGAAACTATCGGTGTGGAACCTGAGTTCTGGAATGTTTTCCCCGATGCTCCTCTGTTAAATGGCAAGGATTTCGAGGAGTTGACCTTCAGACAGAAAGTTTGGCTTCTGAAAACAGTCTGTGATACAGTCATG caCACTAGAAAAACTGTGCAAGAGGAAATTGCCAAGCAGCCATGGGAAAACCAATTCGAAACCGTTCTAGGCACCGATCGTTATGGGGCAAGATACATTTACTTTCCACAGTTTCTTAAAAGTGATCTGAGAGTTTACAGACATTGTCTTGATAACAACATTTTATCAACAGTAAAG CCGATTAAGCCGAAAATAAAGACGCAGTTAGAGAACAAAACATTGGTTTCAAAGGatttaatgaaaaagaaaacgaaacatagaaaaagaaaatcgcGATGGAGTAATGGATTACCACCAAAAACAAGGAGAAAGTCAAATAAAAGTGATGATAAATATCTGAACGATTGCAAGTGCAGTAGCGACAGTGCAATAGGCTCATTGACAAACGAGGACACGAATTTTAGTAGTACAAGCACCTGTAGCAATAACAATAATAGcagtagtaataataataatattaacttAAATACTATCAACGTCGAAAGGTCGGAAAGTTTGTCGAAATGTTCAGAAGTAAACATTATATCTGATAAAACATGTAAAAGTACAAATTCGAGTGGTTACGATACAAATAATTCTGTTCGAGATATTCCTGGTAAGAAGTCATCTCAAAAAATGTTTAAAGGATTTTCTGGCAGTAGTAATAACATTAAGTGTAATATAGAAATAATCAATGGAATTTTGAGCGATTTAAAATGCGAAACTATCGAGGAAAAGGTCACAGAAAATAACGACATATCTTTGACACAAGTTTCACAAGATAAATTGAAGATAAATCCGACGAAGCAATCATATTTAGATGCGATGGATGTACATATAAACAAAGGTGATTCTGTCGATAGAACTATTGATAATTTGTCTAGTATCTCAAAAACAGATGACGAAAAACTGAATGAAATTATCAGTGcagaaaatttgaaattgaacGATAAAAATTCGGACAACATGCATGGTGTTAGAGAAACACATCAAACATCTATCACGTCGAAATCcgacgatgaaaaattaaatgaaacgaGGACTCACGTTCGAAAGCAACAAAATGATACTAGCTTATCTGAGAACAAAGTGGATAATAGGATTCTCAGACGAAATGGAAGGCTCGCTAAAGAACAGAAATCGAATAAGGAACAGTCAAaccaaataattaaaaatgatacaaCATCTTCCGATGATAAAGATCTTTCTTTGAGCGAATTGAGAAGTATGTTACAAAAAGAAGCGATGGAGGATGATTTTTCTTTTGACGAGAATAGTGAGATTAAATACAATCTTAGGAAATTAGATCACCTAAAAACGGAAGAATGGAAACGGAAAAAGGAGAATTTTAATACGATGCTTTCGGAGCTTAGTGTCTCAAAATTTCAACTTGTGGCTGACAGTGTTAATTCACTAAGAGACCTTATTTCTACCTTTTCACCAAAAAATGGTAGCCTAAGTACTGATACTGACGGTGAA ACGGAACTTATATCTCCATGTGAAGTAAAATTGGTGAAAAGAATGACAGAGTTGCTATCTTCTTTAGAGGAAATGGAACCTGCTTTGCGAGAGTCGATGAAAAGAGCTAGAGGAAAGCTCCAAAAGGAATGGACTAATTTTAAGGAAGg CAGTGCGGAGGATCAGGACTCATCTGGGGAGGGTCTTGGCTCTAATTGGTGGGTTCTTGGATCACAGGGCTGTCAATTGTCAACTTCCGGAGACGCAACGTTACAAACGTTACCGCAGTCTACCATATCCCCAGCTGGCTCCCAAAATATCTCCAACAAGATCAAAGAGGAATCTGTTAGTCACGCAGAACACAATAAAAACATCAAACAAGAATGCACAAAATCTCAAGATGAAAGTTTACAAAACGAAACGCAAAGAGAACAATCTGAAAGAGACGAAGACAACAGTCACAAGAACGAAGGAATTGAAGAAGAGACAAAAGAAGATTCAAGCGAAGAAG AACAACAAACGCGAAGAGTGTTACGAGCTCGGGGCATTTCCTCATATACAGAACAATTTTATTCAGACGATGAGATCGAAGAGAACGAGCTGGAAGAATGGACCGACGTTGAGGCCGTGTACGCGGCTCCCAGCACACAGACAGGTCCATCCACTTCATACCTTACTCCGAAAGTCAGATACTCTGACGATCGGACAAACGAGGAGGAGGACTCAGACCAAGATTGGATTTTACCAAGCTCTCgcaaaaggaaaaataaacgtCCAT CTGCCAATAGAAGATTAAAGTCTTTCCAACACAAGTTACAAAGCATCAAAATTAATGCTCTCCAAGACGCAGCAGAATCAAAAGTAACCTCTTCAACCAAACTTAACAGTGAAAGGGAACTTCCTAGAATCAGAGAAATCCAAATATGCAAACCAAAGAAACTGATTAAGCCAGAATCCTCTAACAAAAACAATACAGCAGACAAACAAGAGGCTGTAGTTGAAAGTAAACCTAAAGAAACAGTGCCTTCTGCAGAAATAAGTtgcaaagtagaaaatatcgCAAGCGTGCATTCGGAGTTGGACATCAAAGACGAAGGCCCGATCTATGATTCTACACCGAATCAGTTCGATAGCTGTTACACGGTTAATTCTAATTATGTAATGCTCAAAACTGAACCGAATCCAATGAATTATTATGTGATGCAATCAAATTCTGCAACTGTCGTTCCACAAAGTACAATCGTGCAATCTGGTCCAATGATCTCAAGTATTATACCACCGATTCAACAAGGTTATTACGTACAAGGGGGGCAAAATTACATTATCCAAAATTCACAAACCAATTTTGTACCTTCCCAACCATTCCAATCTCAAGGACCACAAATGATAGCTCCACAACAATTTGTCAACCATCCTGGTTATGTACCTTACATGGTAGCAGCTACTCAACCCCCAACTGGATATATTACTACCGGTCAACAAATTCTTCCGCAAGAAATACCCCAAAATCCTTCGTTTTCAGTTCAGCCTAATCCTACTTCAGTAACTAAACCTTTGCAAAACAGGTATTCAGCGCCAAGACAGAGCTATCCACATCTTAGTGGAGCTGTTATAAGAAGTAATATGTCCATAAGAGGAAATACACCGCGACTCAATAATTCCAAGGTCATGAAAAACGTTCAACAGCAACGCACCCCTGTTAGGATGCAGAAACCGAAGAAACCAACCACATCTTTGGAAAACACCGGTCAGAAGACTACTTCTTTGATCGTTCTCAGCGACAGCGATGATGAAATTGAGATGATAATTACCGAGAAGACCAGTCCTGAGACTGAAGCAGAAAAAGCAAAGAGTACATCTAGGAGAAACATCGCGCAGACTAAGCAAAAGTCAACACTCACACCAAACGTGACGGAGGTACCAACGAAAGGTGTGATTCCTCCACAGATAATACAACGCATGAATCAAGGAGGGATCTCTATAACACCAGTCAAACCCACACCACCTGTTCAAAATACTAATACACAGTTGGTAGTAGTTGTAAACGAAACTGGAAGCCATTATGCCTTAGCATTGCCGAACGGAAGCAAGTTGATTCTGACTCCCGAACAGGTCGCACAGATTCGAGCTTCGAACGGTGGGAAGCTAATCTTGTAA